A part of Liolophura sinensis isolate JHLJ2023 chromosome 1, CUHK_Ljap_v2, whole genome shotgun sequence genomic DNA contains:
- the LOC135478150 gene encoding general transcription factor IIE subunit 1-like has protein sequence MSEQEVQTEVPGALKRLARYIVRGFYGPEHAVIIDMLVRNPCVKEDDLMELLKLERKQLRASLNTLKMDRFIKSRMKIETAEDGKNSKHNYYFINYKIFVNVVKYKLDHMRRKIELEERDNTSRASFKCPSCEKTFTDLEADQLYDPMTGSFCCTFCRTEVEEDESAMPKRDARMMLAKFNEQIQPLCDLLIECEGVTLAPWILEPEPTDMRPLLHRSKGGGSKPPDGSTWSGDSSRNRGFGTTENTVTVTVKADGNLSPSKDVNAPKAVPDWIKKSTVSGVPMEQEKAVESTLEPSTSSSWGDTGKQETRDDIMRTLLVHERKAAAVKIPGAGGSDDESSTSESDQERPLSMPTLSTSATVAEMESEDDDDSTPMISVGGVKIALGEVTDEITAKMTPAEKEEYIRLSKEMYEDMYL, from the exons ATGAGTGAGCAAGAGGTGCAGACAGAGGTGCCCGGGGCCCTCAAGAGACTGGCTCGTTATATCGTCAGGGGCTTCTATGGCCCCGAACATGCGGTTATTATAGACATGCTGGTGAGAAATCCATGCGTGAAGGAAGATGACCTGATGGAGCTTCTGAAACTAGAACGTAAACAGTTACGTGCTTCCTTGAACACGCTGAAAATGGACCGCTTTATCAAGTCACGCATGAAGATAGAGACGGCAGAAGATGGGAAAAACTCCAAACACAACTATTACTTCATAAACTATAAGATATTTGTGAATGTGGTCAAGTATAAACTGGATCATATGCGGCGGAAGATTGAGCTTGAGGAAAGAGACAACACAAGCCGAGCATCGTTTAAATGTCCATCATGTGAAAAGACATTTACAGATTTGGAGGCAGATCAGCTGTATGATCCGATGACAGGTTCATTTTG CTGTACATTCTGTAGAACAGAGGTAGAAGAGGATGAAAGCGCCATGCCTAAAAGAGATGCACGTATGATGCTGGCAAAATTTAATGAACAGATTCAGCCATTGTGCGACCTGTTGATAGAGTGTGAGGGAGTAACACTGGCACCCTGGATATTAGAACCTGAACCAACAGACATGCGACCATTGTTACA CCGATCTAAGGGTGGAGGCTCTAAACCACCAGACGGATCAACATGGAGTGGAGATTCTTCACGTAACAGAGGCTTTGGTACGACAGAAAACACTGTCACTGTGACAGTCAAGGCAGACGGGAACTTGTCTCCTAGTAAAGACGTCAATGCTCCCAAAGCTGTGCCCGACTGGATTAAGAAAAGTACAGTATCGGGGGTGCCCATGGAGCAGGAGAAAGCG GTTGAGAGTACCCTCGAGCCGAGTACTAGCTCCTCCTGGGGAGATACTGGTAAACAGGAGACCAGAGATGACATCATGAGAACCTTGCTGGTACATGAACGGAAGGCCGCAGCTGTGAAGATCCCAGGAGCTGGAGGAAGCGATGATGAGAGCTCCACCAGCGAGTCTGACCAGGAAAGGCCTCTGTCCATGCCCACTCTGTCAACCTCAGCTACAG TGGCAGAGATGGAATCTGAGGATGATGATGACAGCACACCCATGATCTCTGTTGGCGGGGTCAAAATCGCCCTGGGAGAGGTCACAGATGAGATCACTGCCAAAATGACCCCTGCAGAGAAGGAGGAATATATTCGCCTATCCAAGGAGATGTACGAggacatgtatttgtga